One Algibacter sp. L3A6 genomic region harbors:
- a CDS encoding TetR/AcrR family transcriptional regulator: MREKIVHKATDLFLNLGFKSVTMDDIAHEMGISKKTIYVHFANKTKLVEAVSFSVFDVICNGIDNICCNSINPIEELYDIKMFVMNHLESEKSSPQFQLKKYYPQIYATLHLKQFEKMHDSVSDSLQKGIDTGLFRANIDINFISRMYFNGMTGIKDGTIFPTDLFSMDYLMESYLEYHLRAIVTEKGFETLNKFITKTQS, from the coding sequence ATGAGAGAAAAAATAGTACATAAAGCCACCGATTTGTTTTTAAACCTAGGGTTTAAAAGTGTTACAATGGACGATATTGCTCACGAAATGGGCATATCTAAAAAAACCATTTACGTGCATTTCGCCAATAAAACCAAGTTAGTAGAAGCGGTTTCGTTTTCTGTTTTCGATGTTATTTGCAATGGCATAGACAACATTTGCTGCAATTCGATAAACCCTATTGAGGAATTGTATGATATAAAAATGTTTGTAATGAATCATTTAGAAAGCGAAAAATCGTCTCCTCAATTTCAGCTTAAAAAATATTATCCTCAAATTTATGCAACGCTGCATTTAAAACAATTTGAAAAAATGCACGATTCCGTTAGTGATAGCCTTCAAAAAGGTATTGACACCGGCCTATTTCGTGCCAATATAGATATCAACTTTATTTCTAGAATGTATTTTAATGGAATGACGGGTATTAAAGATGGCACCATTTTTCCAACAGATTTATTCTCTATGGATTACTTAATGGAAAGTTACTTAGAATACCACTTAAGAGCCATTGTTACCGAAAAAGGATTTGAAACTTTAAATAAATTTATAACAAAAACTCAATCATAA